One region of Cyanobium sp. M30B3 genomic DNA includes:
- a CDS encoding DUF1998 domain-containing protein translates to MPAPRSRSRRSIPPIGEARQSQVLQLYGPGAMVDLPGYAVVIGGLDYWNTKGSKPIDEPRLLQLVRAATGVGHVELRTPPRAGETFTQPGGSIKALRFPQWSLAQKVTERFVDGRPFRARPLVHYRDGCVDDWKWFKDDDGSKVPLVPIRFVMACPHGHLSDIPWRDFCFRELNCSNRERLYLLEAGTGNDFTQIYVQSESGVHRKLADAYVTELNPLFSCQGRTPWLGPGSRDPEPCRSINSKGEEEKTKNRLLVRSATNAYYTETLSVISLPDDRNSLARRVAEQYDNLKLLADEAQVTLALAAFPPVKAAFEGVSAAELWAAIQAHRGQASAPAAEPKDEELAVLTGSMEGVSDPSEDSLFHADPWQPSAAPEWYRKAIRRVLLIHRLREVQALVGFTRFTPRTSSLGGLPIQTAKANRRAALASNLSWVPASENKGEGLFLEFEPATIEAWIASAPVQQRCSQFIAAFEHDWLQSRGLTTTDFPFPGPAYLLLHSLSHLLITEMALDCGYGASSIRERIYARPLDPTQQGTNRYGILLFTSSSGSEGTLGGLVEAGRRLDRYLEKAFERALLCSNDPFCAEHDPNHPFDIRPTHGAACHGCELIAETSCERRNEFLDRALVSRTVSFHSDEPDPSFWSWLQP, encoded by the coding sequence ATGCCTGCCCCCAGGTCCCGTTCACGCCGCAGCATCCCCCCGATCGGGGAGGCCCGCCAGAGCCAGGTGCTGCAGCTTTATGGCCCCGGCGCCATGGTCGACCTGCCCGGCTATGCCGTGGTGATCGGTGGCCTGGATTACTGGAACACCAAGGGCAGCAAGCCGATCGACGAGCCGCGGCTGTTGCAGCTGGTGCGCGCCGCCACCGGCGTGGGGCACGTGGAGCTGCGCACGCCTCCACGCGCTGGTGAAACCTTCACCCAGCCCGGCGGCTCGATCAAGGCCCTGCGCTTCCCGCAGTGGTCCCTCGCCCAGAAGGTCACGGAGCGCTTTGTCGACGGCCGCCCGTTCCGGGCTCGGCCGTTGGTGCACTACCGAGATGGCTGCGTCGACGATTGGAAGTGGTTCAAGGACGACGACGGCAGCAAGGTTCCCCTCGTGCCGATCCGCTTCGTGATGGCCTGCCCCCACGGCCATCTCAGCGACATCCCCTGGCGGGACTTCTGTTTCCGGGAGTTGAACTGCAGTAACCGCGAGCGGCTCTATCTGTTGGAGGCAGGCACCGGCAACGACTTCACCCAGATCTACGTGCAGTCGGAGAGCGGCGTGCACCGCAAGCTGGCCGATGCCTATGTCACCGAGCTCAATCCCCTGTTTTCCTGCCAGGGCCGCACCCCCTGGCTGGGCCCGGGCAGCCGCGATCCCGAGCCCTGCCGTTCGATCAACAGCAAGGGGGAGGAGGAGAAGACCAAGAACCGGTTGTTGGTGCGTTCAGCCACCAATGCCTATTACACCGAAACCCTCTCGGTGATCTCCCTGCCGGACGACCGCAACTCACTGGCCAGGCGTGTCGCCGAGCAGTACGACAACCTCAAGCTGCTGGCCGATGAAGCCCAGGTCACCCTTGCCCTGGCCGCCTTCCCACCCGTCAAGGCAGCCTTCGAGGGAGTTTCGGCCGCTGAGCTCTGGGCGGCAATCCAGGCGCACCGCGGCCAAGCCAGTGCCCCAGCCGCCGAACCCAAGGACGAAGAGCTGGCGGTGCTCACCGGATCAATGGAGGGCGTATCGGATCCTTCGGAAGACAGCCTCTTCCATGCCGATCCCTGGCAGCCCAGCGCAGCGCCGGAGTGGTACCGCAAGGCCATCCGGCGGGTGCTGCTAATCCACCGGCTGCGGGAGGTGCAGGCCCTGGTGGGCTTCACCCGCTTCACGCCGCGCACCAGCAGCCTGGGAGGGCTACCAATCCAAACCGCCAAGGCCAACCGCCGCGCTGCCCTGGCCAGCAATCTGAGTTGGGTGCCGGCCAGCGAGAACAAGGGGGAGGGCCTGTTTCTCGAGTTCGAGCCAGCCACGATCGAGGCCTGGATCGCCAGTGCACCCGTGCAGCAGCGCTGCAGCCAGTTCATCGCTGCCTTCGAGCACGACTGGTTGCAATCGCGAGGCCTCACCACAACAGACTTCCCCTTCCCAGGGCCTGCCTACTTGCTGCTCCACAGCCTCAGCCACCTGCTGATCACCGAGATGGCCCTCGACTGCGGCTACGGAGCCAGCTCGATCCGTGAGCGGATCTATGCCCGGCCTCTCGACCCCACCCAGCAGGGCACCAACCGCTACGGCATCCTGCTGTTCACCAGCTCTTCCGGGTCGGAGGGCACCCTGGGGGGCCTGGTGGAAGCCGGCAGGCGGCTCGATCGCTACCTGGAGAAGGCCTTTGAGCGAGCCCTGCTCTGCAGCAACGATCCCTTCTGCGCCGAGCATGACCCCAACCATCCGTTCGACATCAGGCCCACCCATGGCGCTGCCTGCCACGGCTGTGAGCTGATCGCCGAAACCTCCTGCGAACGCCGCAACGAGTTCCTCGATCGGGCGCTGGTCAGCCGCACAGTGTCCTTTCACAGCGACGAGCCCGATCCCTCCTTCTGGTCGTGGCTGCAGCCATGA
- the drmC gene encoding DISARM system phospholipase D-like protein DrmC yields MNRPALSLPSRTLQAVAQGMRQLHCTPSSWADLLESFGAGVRAQLEPMLVELTREGAHPRLIATLLEELACARGELEQERECWSFVWSGPKPLHNNVSDTWATITRMIDEAQSNLLISTHNIGLSREIRQLCEHLARRLASGSLQEVQLFFHPKQIENKLGPDPLPQITEWFNRNVWPWNPKPLAYVDRRLVERSQDGCYQHAKAVIVDSGTPKAKALITSANFSETAQRHSYEAGCLLTAPWQVDRISQHFQSLVGQRHFVQLPL; encoded by the coding sequence ATGAATCGGCCCGCCCTGTCTCTGCCATCGCGAACCCTGCAGGCGGTGGCGCAGGGAATGCGGCAGTTGCATTGCACACCTTCTAGCTGGGCCGATCTGCTGGAGTCCTTTGGCGCCGGAGTAAGAGCGCAACTCGAACCCATGCTCGTGGAACTCACCCGTGAGGGAGCCCACCCCCGCTTGATCGCGACCCTGCTGGAGGAGCTGGCGTGTGCACGCGGGGAGCTGGAGCAGGAGCGCGAGTGCTGGTCGTTCGTCTGGTCAGGGCCCAAGCCCCTCCACAACAACGTCAGTGACACCTGGGCCACGATCACTCGAATGATCGACGAGGCCCAGAGCAACCTGCTGATCTCCACCCACAACATCGGTCTTTCCAGAGAAATCCGCCAACTCTGCGAACACCTGGCTCGGCGGCTGGCCAGCGGCAGCCTGCAGGAGGTGCAGCTGTTCTTTCACCCCAAGCAGATCGAAAACAAGCTGGGACCTGATCCCTTACCACAGATCACTGAGTGGTTTAATCGCAACGTATGGCCCTGGAATCCCAAACCCTTGGCCTACGTCGATCGCCGTCTGGTGGAACGCTCCCAGGATGGCTGCTATCAGCACGCCAAGGCTGTGATCGTGGACTCGGGCACTCCAAAGGCCAAGGCGCTGATCACCAGCGCAAACTTCAGCGAAACCGCCCAACGGCACAGCTACGAGGCTGGCTGCCTGCTCACGGCTCCATGGCAGGTGGATCGAATCTCCCAGCATTTCCAGTCGTTGGTCGGCCAGCGACATTTCGTGCAGCTACCTCTGTGA
- a CDS encoding sigma-70 family RNA polymerase sigma factor, giving the protein MASPLFPSRRKQQSPAPSRSALRARNALVLEHLPLADAIASATARRLFPLVEREDLIQVAREALVRSAPRCRAGEPAEPYLRRCITGALQHHLRDRVRLVRISRREHEKGTCPLGHISLDATADGEPCLLDQLAAPEVEPAISEAMNGLALEQLVEQLPAAQATALRLTVLEGLSLRQAASRLEISCMSVQRAQKKAIAALRQQLAGGG; this is encoded by the coding sequence ATGGCTTCCCCGCTTTTCCCCTCACGCCGCAAGCAGCAGTCCCCAGCTCCCAGCCGCTCTGCTCTGCGTGCCCGCAATGCCCTGGTGCTGGAGCACCTGCCCCTGGCTGATGCCATCGCTTCCGCCACTGCCCGGCGCCTGTTCCCGCTGGTGGAGCGGGAGGATCTGATCCAGGTGGCCAGAGAAGCCCTGGTTCGCTCCGCTCCCCGCTGCAGAGCCGGTGAGCCCGCAGAGCCCTATCTGCGCCGCTGCATCACCGGGGCCCTGCAGCACCACCTCCGCGATCGGGTGCGGCTGGTGCGCATCTCCCGCCGGGAGCACGAGAAGGGCACCTGCCCGCTCGGCCACATCAGCCTCGATGCCACAGCCGATGGCGAGCCCTGCCTGCTCGATCAGCTGGCAGCACCAGAAGTCGAGCCGGCCATCAGCGAGGCCATGAATGGCCTGGCGCTGGAGCAGCTAGTGGAGCAGCTGCCGGCAGCCCAGGCCACGGCCCTGCGGCTCACCGTCCTCGAGGGCCTCTCACTCCGGCAGGCCGCCTCACGGCTGGAGATCAGCTGCATGTCCGTGCAGCGGGCCCAGAAGAAAGCCATCGCAGCTCTGCGCCAGCAGCTCGCAGGTGGGGGCTGA
- a CDS encoding MarC family protein encodes MSLSTLAVGLLALSDPVGLLSVVGQAGAGSDSRLRRISRLAVLTYLAVLLVACWWGSGLLGLFGISLPAFRVAGGLILLPLGLRLLEGRPALLGSGLADDPAAAIVPIGVPLMAGPGTISLVVAEAPDTWTGRLLVSLVIGAMAMGLYLFLQFTPRLRGWLGKTRERVLQRLMGLLITAVAIQILVNGLKGCFPILA; translated from the coding sequence ATGAGCCTGTCCACGCTGGCGGTGGGTCTGCTGGCGCTGAGTGACCCGGTGGGGTTGCTCAGCGTTGTGGGCCAGGCTGGCGCCGGCAGCGATTCCCGCCTGCGGCGGATCAGTCGTCTGGCGGTGCTCACCTACCTGGCTGTGCTGTTGGTGGCCTGCTGGTGGGGATCTGGCCTGCTTGGGTTATTCGGGATCAGCCTGCCGGCCTTCCGGGTTGCTGGTGGCCTGATCCTGCTGCCGTTGGGGTTGAGGTTGCTGGAGGGGCGGCCGGCGCTGCTGGGAAGTGGCTTGGCTGATGATCCGGCAGCGGCGATTGTGCCGATCGGGGTGCCGTTGATGGCAGGCCCCGGCACGATCTCACTGGTGGTTGCGGAAGCTCCCGACACCTGGACCGGGCGACTGCTGGTGAGCCTGGTGATCGGCGCCATGGCTATGGGGCTCTACCTTTTCCTGCAGTTCACGCCGCGGCTGCGTGGCTGGCTGGGTAAGACCCGCGAACGGGTGCTGCAGCGCTTGATGGGGCTGTTGATCACTGCGGTGGCGATTCAGATTCTGGTGAACGGACTGAAGGGCTGTTTCCCGATCCTGGCCTGA
- a CDS encoding alpha/beta fold hydrolase encodes MITTFRTLRLTACTTATPSRPLFVFLPGMDGSGALLQPQIAGLSSGFDIRCLSIPPDDLKGWDELTEQVAALIQMEQQRHPGRTTTICGESFGGCLALRLITRFPKLCDQLILVNPASSAQRQPWISACSSVTQLLPAPIYHLSALSLCNLLIASHRVSRPTRLQLLAAMQAVKPQSAAWRLTLLKQFRLEDLPLDRVRQPVLILASEADRLLPSQREAKRLAGFLPNATIVQLPDSGHACLLEDQLNLSAILQSQNLCPELLVSTLPVNAPAQAAAALW; translated from the coding sequence ATGATCACCACCTTCAGGACTTTGCGGCTCACCGCTTGCACAACGGCGACACCGTCTCGGCCGCTGTTTGTCTTTTTGCCGGGCATGGACGGCAGTGGTGCGTTGCTGCAACCCCAGATTGCCGGACTCAGCTCTGGCTTTGACATTCGCTGTTTATCCATCCCCCCAGACGACCTCAAAGGTTGGGACGAGCTGACTGAGCAGGTCGCCGCTCTGATCCAGATGGAGCAGCAACGGCATCCTGGGCGCACGACCACAATTTGTGGCGAATCGTTTGGTGGTTGTTTGGCGTTGAGACTGATCACACGCTTTCCGAAGCTGTGTGATCAGTTGATTCTGGTCAACCCCGCCTCATCAGCACAGCGTCAACCATGGATCAGTGCCTGCAGCTCTGTAACTCAGCTTTTGCCCGCACCGATATACCATCTCTCCGCCCTTAGTCTGTGCAATCTTCTGATTGCATCCCATCGGGTCAGCAGGCCAACACGGCTTCAGCTGCTAGCTGCCATGCAGGCTGTGAAGCCGCAAAGCGCTGCCTGGAGATTGACATTGCTCAAACAGTTCCGCCTAGAGGATCTGCCCCTTGATCGCGTTCGTCAGCCTGTTTTAATCCTGGCTTCAGAAGCGGATCGACTCCTGCCTTCCCAACGCGAAGCGAAGCGATTGGCAGGCTTTCTTCCAAACGCCACAATCGTTCAGCTTCCGGATAGTGGGCATGCCTGCCTTTTGGAGGATCAACTCAATTTGTCTGCCATCCTCCAATCGCAAAATCTTTGTCCTGAGCTGTTGGTGTCCACGTTGCCGGTGAACGCGCCAGCCCAGGCGGCTGCAGCTCTCTGGTAG
- a CDS encoding 1-acyl-sn-glycerol-3-phosphate acyltransferase, whose amino-acid sequence MKRTIPLQLSRSLLDATGMSVTLHNLERIPTKNRLLVVSNHRSLLDAPLLMSAISRPVRFVCHHYMSQVPLLQQAVALMGAFPLEADQRRQSSFFKQSARFLQANQVVGVFPEGADPMVKVNAPQQLSPFHRGFAHLALRVPVDGLAILPVAIASREEKQRKLAPLALFRRFDPSEALFQSGGWHSAILYRHVDVLFGHPLLIDESWRSRYRGSSGATIAREITQNCRSQIAEMLAQ is encoded by the coding sequence ATGAAACGCACTATCCCCTTGCAACTGTCTCGCAGCCTGCTCGATGCCACAGGGATGTCAGTGACATTGCATAATCTTGAGCGAATACCCACCAAAAATAGACTTCTTGTTGTCAGCAACCATCGCAGCCTGCTAGATGCCCCCCTGCTGATGTCGGCAATCAGCCGCCCCGTGCGATTCGTCTGTCACCATTACATGAGCCAGGTGCCGCTACTGCAGCAGGCAGTTGCGCTGATGGGTGCCTTTCCGCTAGAGGCTGATCAGCGAAGGCAGTCCTCGTTCTTTAAGCAGTCGGCCAGGTTTCTGCAAGCGAATCAGGTGGTGGGCGTGTTTCCTGAGGGTGCGGATCCGATGGTGAAGGTCAACGCCCCCCAGCAGCTCAGCCCATTCCACAGGGGTTTTGCGCATCTTGCCCTGAGGGTGCCTGTGGATGGCCTGGCGATCCTGCCGGTTGCGATTGCTTCAAGGGAGGAAAAGCAGAGAAAGCTGGCTCCGCTTGCCTTGTTTCGGCGCTTCGATCCATCGGAAGCACTGTTTCAAAGTGGTGGTTGGCATTCGGCAATCCTCTACCGGCATGTTGATGTTCTTTTTGGCCATCCTCTGCTGATTGATGAGAGTTGGAGATCTCGGTATCGTGGCAGCAGCGGCGCCACTATAGCCAGAGAAATCACCCAAAACTGTAGGAGTCAAATTGCTGAAATGTTAGCCCAATGA
- a CDS encoding DoxX family protein, whose product MSTSSLLELFGGFMAACVALWFVAMNRFVALDRPASRSAPLTGLTAVAPAVRAYLQRPGLLASVGLLLLRLSIGGLMIHHGQEKLADPQQFANTYVASLHLPFPLFFAYAAGFSELIGSWLVILGLLTPLGALALTGTMLVAAYQHISTAGFNIYVLELVLLYLGGSLALLFNGPGRFSFDAGIVPTLLDGLSTANDCESAVSSQDDGEQHAIPVTVNSSARG is encoded by the coding sequence GTGTCCACGTCCTCCCTGCTTGAGCTGTTCGGCGGCTTCATGGCCGCCTGTGTCGCCCTCTGGTTCGTGGCGATGAACAGGTTCGTCGCCCTTGACAGGCCCGCCTCAAGGTCTGCTCCCCTGACTGGGCTCACGGCAGTCGCACCAGCCGTGCGCGCCTATCTGCAGCGCCCAGGCCTGCTGGCTTCCGTGGGTCTGCTACTGCTGCGCCTGAGCATCGGCGGGCTGATGATTCACCACGGCCAGGAAAAACTCGCCGATCCCCAGCAGTTCGCCAACACCTATGTGGCCTCGCTGCACCTGCCCTTCCCGCTGTTCTTCGCCTACGCTGCCGGCTTCTCGGAGTTGATCGGCAGCTGGCTGGTGATCCTCGGCCTGCTCACTCCCCTCGGCGCCCTGGCCCTCACCGGCACGATGCTGGTGGCGGCCTATCAGCACATCTCCACCGCCGGCTTCAACATCTACGTGCTCGAGCTGGTGCTGCTCTATCTGGGCGGCAGCCTCGCCCTGCTGTTCAACGGTCCCGGTCGCTTCTCCTTCGATGCCGGCATCGTGCCGACGTTGCTCGATGGCCTCAGCACGGCCAATGACTGTGAGTCTGCTGTCTCCTCACAGGACGATGGCGAGCAGCATGCCATTCCGGTGACTGTCAACTCCAGCGCCAGGGGATGA
- a CDS encoding fatty acid desaturase — MKPSSSTQIFYRKLAVYGALVIGFGTLTVLLPWPLKLLAQLGLGAMFAHGIELEHELIHQRHFGGGWQRWVGTALGLPLLVDFTRYRATHLHHHRALGTPDDEESFAYDFEQLATPAGFVPHLSMVGHYRAVLQRMGMALRGDRPALRADMGKSGGKLTAARLAEIQQGYWVFAGAIVLAVAFSLAFHSTLALQLWAMPLLFASPIHALIELPEHWGCKPDSTDPFVNSRTIQPSRFMDWFTNGNCWHVEHHARPALPMHALPELHTSHTAQIKHLNYGYGDFLVQFWVALGQQRAET, encoded by the coding sequence GTGAAACCTTCATCCTCCACCCAGATCTTCTACCGGAAACTGGCTGTATATGGTGCGCTTGTGATCGGATTCGGTACGCTCACTGTGCTGCTGCCCTGGCCGCTGAAGCTTTTGGCCCAGCTGGGGTTGGGCGCTATGTTTGCCCATGGCATTGAGCTAGAGCATGAGCTGATTCACCAAAGGCACTTTGGCGGCGGCTGGCAGCGTTGGGTGGGCACCGCTCTCGGGCTGCCCCTGCTGGTGGATTTCACCCGCTACCGAGCGACCCACCTCCACCACCACCGCGCTCTGGGCACCCCCGACGATGAGGAGTCCTTTGCCTACGACTTTGAGCAACTGGCAACCCCGGCGGGTTTTGTCCCGCACCTGTCGATGGTGGGCCACTACCGGGCAGTGCTGCAGAGAATGGGAATGGCGCTTCGGGGCGATCGCCCTGCTCTCAGAGCCGACATGGGCAAATCAGGAGGCAAACTTACTGCTGCTCGTCTGGCGGAAATCCAGCAGGGGTATTGGGTGTTTGCTGGGGCGATCGTCCTGGCCGTGGCCTTCTCCCTGGCCTTCCACAGCACCTTGGCACTTCAGCTTTGGGCAATGCCGCTGCTGTTTGCTAGCCCTATCCACGCCCTGATCGAGCTGCCCGAGCACTGGGGCTGCAAGCCCGACAGCACTGATCCGTTCGTCAACAGCCGCACCATTCAGCCCAGCCGATTCATGGACTGGTTTACCAACGGCAACTGCTGGCACGTAGAGCACCACGCCAGACCCGCCTTGCCCATGCATGCCCTACCCGAACTCCACACTAGCCACACCGCCCAGATCAAGCACCTCAACTACGGATATGGTGATTTCTTGGTTCAGTTCTGGGTAGCGCTGGGGCAGCAACGCGCAGAGACTTAG
- a CDS encoding SDR family NAD(P)-dependent oxidoreductase: protein MQTVVITGVAQGLGRALAEEFIAQGHQVVGCDVDGEAIEALQHQHPSPHSFATVDISDAAQVDRWVMQWIAELPPDLLINNAGVMHPLGPLWEIPAELCDRTFDVNLGGTVNLLRAALPAMVARGQGMVVNLSARWGRVGAGGAAPFCASKWAIEGLTQALAQDLPAGMGAVTLSPGAVNTQALATIHGAAKAGTYIDPQPWAAQAVPYLLSLNPKLSGQALTFTALRSPQCSDR from the coding sequence ATGCAGACCGTGGTCATTACAGGCGTGGCCCAAGGCTTGGGCCGCGCTCTAGCAGAGGAATTTATCGCCCAAGGGCACCAAGTTGTGGGCTGCGATGTGGACGGAGAGGCGATCGAAGCCCTCCAACACCAGCACCCATCCCCCCACAGCTTTGCCACCGTAGACATTTCTGACGCCGCCCAGGTAGATCGCTGGGTAATGCAATGGATTGCGGAATTGCCTCCCGATCTATTAATTAACAACGCCGGGGTGATGCACCCATTGGGTCCACTGTGGGAAATTCCGGCGGAGCTGTGCGATCGCACTTTCGACGTCAACCTGGGCGGGACAGTCAACCTGCTACGGGCCGCGCTGCCAGCGATGGTGGCAAGGGGGCAGGGCATGGTGGTCAACCTCAGCGCCCGCTGGGGGAGGGTGGGGGCAGGCGGGGCTGCGCCCTTCTGCGCCAGCAAGTGGGCGATCGAAGGGCTGACCCAAGCCCTAGCTCAGGATCTGCCCGCTGGCATGGGGGCAGTCACCCTATCGCCGGGGGCGGTTAACACCCAGGCCCTAGCCACCATCCACGGGGCAGCCAAAGCCGGTACATACATTGATCCCCAGCCCTGGGCAGCTCAGGCGGTGCCCTACCTACTGAGTCTCAATCCAAAGCTATCGGGCCAGGCGCTGACCTTTACCGCCCTGCGATCGCCGCAATGCTCAGATCGCTAG
- a CDS encoding cytochrome P450 produces the protein MLVPLDPATLRPLPSTPALSGVLETLAFFRDPDFARSRFERYGDVVETRLLGQRTVFIRGGQAISDLFAQGDAVLGWWPDSVRELLGPLTLANRNGADHKARRRVVGQLFASAALKRYSPSIVALVNELSQELIASAAPVALVPKLRRFAFSVIASTVLGLDPVDREALFVDFETWCQGLFSLPFALPGSPFARARQARQRLLRRLGAVLKKAQAAMASGAPIAAGGLDLLAGGLDEAGLPLSDDDVAEQLLLLLFAGYETTASALSCLLLTLLQHPAELAWLQEELDVLSWPPEEGEAEAATDALRAPRLDAVVKEVMRLTPPVGGFFRRTREPIALAGVLVPADRVVQVSIAASQRHGADPEDLAMFRPQRHLAGDTAVTWLPYGGGERVCLGKALAELEIRLLAVGLLKQLTLELVGDQDLTLRVIPSPSPAGAPLFPSQLSLQPHEHGGLGLEPGCCSSRSRGERFPRTRRSVAALNISSH, from the coding sequence ATGTTGGTGCCCCTCGATCCCGCAACCCTTCGGCCCCTCCCGAGCACGCCAGCGCTGAGCGGAGTGCTCGAGACCCTTGCCTTTTTTCGGGATCCTGATTTCGCCCGCTCCCGCTTCGAGCGCTACGGCGATGTGGTCGAAACCAGACTGCTGGGGCAACGGACCGTATTCATTCGCGGCGGCCAGGCGATTAGCGACCTGTTCGCCCAGGGTGATGCGGTCCTGGGCTGGTGGCCCGACAGTGTGCGTGAGCTGCTGGGGCCCCTGACGTTGGCGAACCGCAACGGCGCCGACCACAAGGCCCGCCGCCGGGTGGTGGGCCAGCTGTTCGCCTCGGCTGCCCTCAAGCGCTACAGCCCGTCGATCGTGGCTCTGGTCAACGAGCTGAGCCAGGAGCTGATCGCCTCAGCTGCGCCCGTGGCCCTGGTGCCCAAACTGCGGCGTTTTGCCTTCAGCGTGATTGCGAGCACGGTGCTGGGGCTGGACCCCGTAGATCGCGAGGCCCTGTTCGTGGATTTTGAAACCTGGTGCCAGGGTCTCTTCTCCCTGCCATTCGCTTTGCCCGGCAGCCCCTTCGCCCGTGCCCGCCAGGCCCGCCAACGTCTGCTCAGGCGCCTAGGCGCTGTGCTTAAGAAGGCGCAGGCCGCCATGGCTTCCGGAGCACCCATCGCCGCCGGCGGCCTTGATCTGCTGGCCGGTGGCCTGGATGAAGCCGGTCTCCCCTTGAGCGACGACGACGTGGCGGAGCAGCTTCTGCTGCTGCTGTTTGCCGGCTACGAAACCACCGCATCCGCCCTGAGCTGCCTGCTGCTGACCCTGTTGCAGCACCCAGCCGAGCTGGCCTGGTTGCAGGAGGAACTCGACGTCTTGTCCTGGCCGCCTGAGGAGGGGGAGGCTGAAGCCGCCACCGACGCTCTCCGGGCCCCGCGACTCGACGCGGTCGTGAAGGAGGTGATGCGGCTGACCCCGCCGGTGGGAGGGTTCTTCCGCCGCACCCGGGAGCCCATTGCCCTGGCGGGTGTACTGGTGCCAGCCGATCGGGTGGTGCAGGTGAGCATCGCCGCCAGCCAGCGCCATGGGGCCGATCCGGAGGATCTGGCGATGTTCAGGCCGCAGCGGCATTTGGCTGGTGACACCGCGGTCACCTGGCTGCCGTACGGAGGCGGTGAGCGAGTGTGCCTGGGCAAGGCGCTTGCGGAGCTGGAGATCCGGCTGCTGGCGGTGGGGCTGCTCAAACAGCTGACGTTGGAGCTGGTGGGGGATCAGGACCTGACGCTCAGGGTCATTCCCAGCCCCTCGCCTGCTGGTGCGCCCCTATTCCCGAGCCAGTTGAGCCTGCAACCTCACGAGCACGGGGGCCTCGGACTGGAACCGGGCTGCTGTTCAAGCCGCAGCCGTGGCGAGCGATTTCCACGGACCAGGCGATCCGTGGCCGCGCTCAACATTTCTTCACACTAG
- a CDS encoding VOC family protein, which translates to MGLSGSLVLAADDPGALARFYGALLAVEPQIGLSASHWRLPWPAGGWLEVYAPSRSRPRPRQQGRLALCLQHQAAGSAAISVLDAWISRALELGATAADPPRQEPFGAEAWLQDPEGNRLLLLVVP; encoded by the coding sequence ATGGGGCTGAGTGGCTCGCTCGTGCTGGCGGCTGATGATCCGGGTGCCCTGGCCCGCTTCTATGGCGCGTTGCTTGCGGTGGAGCCGCAGATTGGCCTGAGCGCCAGCCACTGGCGGCTGCCCTGGCCGGCCGGGGGCTGGCTGGAGGTGTACGCCCCATCGCGCAGCCGACCCCGACCGCGCCAGCAGGGGCGTTTGGCGCTGTGTCTACAACACCAGGCCGCGGGATCGGCCGCCATCTCGGTGCTCGACGCCTGGATCAGCAGGGCTCTGGAGCTGGGCGCCACCGCGGCGGATCCGCCGCGGCAGGAACCGTTCGGTGCCGAGGCCTGGCTGCAGGACCCGGAGGGCAACCGCCTGCTGCTGCTAGTGGTGCCATGA
- a CDS encoding CDGSH iron-sulfur domain-containing protein translates to MAEPDVPSPGPEPLHLLAGVHQLCSCGRSRHGWFCDGAHLGSGRVSYELRLEEAATVLLCRCGRSHRYPLCDGSHGAPARKPWWRPWG, encoded by the coding sequence ATGGCTGAGCCCGACGTTCCCAGCCCTGGCCCTGAGCCGCTGCACCTGCTGGCCGGCGTGCACCAGCTCTGCAGCTGCGGCCGCAGCCGCCACGGCTGGTTCTGCGATGGCGCCCACCTGGGCAGCGGGCGGGTGTCCTACGAGCTGCGGCTGGAGGAGGCGGCCACGGTGCTGCTGTGCCGCTGCGGCCGCTCCCACCGCTACCCCCTCTGCGACGGCAGCCATGGGGCGCCTGCCCGCAAGCCCTGGTGGCGGCCATGGGGCTGA
- a CDS encoding lmo0937 family membrane protein — MLETIAVLLVILWLLGLLTSFTLGGLIHGLLVIAVIAILLRVIRGRAI; from the coding sequence ATGCTTGAAACAATTGCTGTTCTGCTAGTCATCCTCTGGCTGCTCGGGCTGCTTACCTCATTCACGCTGGGTGGCCTAATCCATGGTCTACTTGTTATCGCGGTGATTGCCATTCTCCTACGTGTTATTCGAGGTCGAGCCATCTGA
- a CDS encoding CsbD family protein yields the protein MSKRSDAVAKDAEGKLESAYGEISGDICHQIKGKSKQVQASAMNAAEDVREGIRSAAKNVSKAATDIADDIN from the coding sequence ATGTCCAAGCGAAGTGACGCAGTAGCTAAAGATGCCGAAGGAAAGCTGGAATCAGCCTATGGCGAGATCAGTGGAGACATCTGCCATCAGATCAAGGGCAAGAGCAAGCAGGTTCAGGCTTCTGCGATGAATGCAGCAGAGGATGTGAGGGAGGGCATCAGATCGGCTGCCAAGAATGTGTCTAAGGCAGCCACGGATATTGCAGATGACATCAACTGA